Within Micromonospora parathelypteridis, the genomic segment TCCGCCGCCAAGACGCAGGACGAGGCGATCGCCAAGTACCAGCAGGCGGAGGACATCCTGGCCAAGGACATGCCGGTGATCCCGCTCCGCTTCGGCGAGAACGTGTTCGGCACCTCGTCCAAGGTCAAGAACGTGCAGATGGACCTGTTCCAGCGCGTCAACCTCATCAAGATCGAAGCAGCCAACTGAGCTGACCATGGTGCGGGCCACCCGGGCGACGATGCCCGGGTGGCCCGGACCGCACCACCGGGGCCGGGCCGCAGAAGCGGACCCGGCGTCGGTGGTGCCGGCTTCCCCGGGCCGGACGGCGCGTCTCGGATATTTCGGGTACGACCAGAGATGCCGTCCTGCGACCCTTTCGCACATTTCCGGAGAGACTGCTAAGCATGTTCCGCTACATCTTGCGGCGCCTACTGCAGATGGTCCTGGCGTTCTTCGGGACCACCCTGATCGTCTACGCGCTGACATTCGCCGGGCAGGGCGACCCCATCCAGGCGCTCGCCGGCGAGCGGCCGGTGACGCCAGCCCAACGGGCCTACCTGACCGAGAAGTACCACCTGGACGCCACCGGCGTCGGCGGCTTCTTCTACCGCTACTTCGACTACGTGAAGAACCTGCTCAAGGGCAACCTGGGCGAATCGCTCACCGGTCGGAACATCGGTGACATCCTCCAGCAGGCCTGGCCGGTCACCGTCCGGCTCGCGCTCATCGCGCTCGCCGTGGCGATCATCTTCGGCGTCAGCGCCGGCGTGATCGCCGGCATCCGCCGGGCCAGCATCTTCGACAACTCGACGCTGGTGCTGACCCTGCTGGTGCTGGGCATCCCGACCATCGTGCTGGCGCCGCTGGCGCAGTACTTCCTGGGCGTCAAGTGGCAGCTCTTCCCACCCACCGCCGGCTCCGACCCGACGCTCTACGCGCTGCTGCTGCCCGGCATCGTGCTCGGCTCGCTGTCGCTGGCCACCGCGCTGCGGCTCACCCGGGCCTCGGTGGCGGAGAACCTGCGCGCGGACTACGTCCGGACCGCCCGGTCCAAGGGCCTGGTCAAGCGTCGAATCGTCGTCGTCCACGTGCTGCGGAACTCGCTCATCCCGGTGGTCACCTTCCTCGGTGTGGAGCTGGGCAACCTGATGAGCGGCGCGATCATCACCGAGGGCGTCTTCAACATCCCCGGCGTGGGCTTCAACCTCTTCCGCGGCATCCGCACCGAGGACGGCCCCCTGGTGGTCGGCATCGTCAGTGTGCTCGTCGTGGTCTACCTGGTCTCGAACCTGGTGGTGGACGTCCTGTACGCCGTACTCGACCCGAGGATCCGCTATGAGTGACTTTGAAACTGTGGCGGCCACCGAGAACCAGGCCGCACGGCGTGGCCCCTCGGGCGAGCCGGGCACACCCAACCAGGTCGGCGCCGCACACAAGCCTCGCAGCCTGGCCGGAGACGCCTGGCGCGACCTGCGCCGCAATCCGATCTTCTGGATCTCGCTGGCGCTTGTCGTCACCTTCACCCTGATGGCGCTGCTTCCCGGGGTGTTCACCGCCAACAACCCGAACGACTGCGTGCTCTCCCGGCAGCACGCCGGGCCGTCCGGCGGAGCCATCTTCGGGTACGACTTCCAGGGCTGCGACACGTTCTCCCGGGCGGTCTACGGCACCCGGGCCTCGCTGGTGGTCGGCGCGCTCGCCGCGCTCGGCACCGGGATCATCGCGCTGGTGGTCGGCATGCTCGCCGGCTACTTCGGCCGCTGGGTCGACGCGGTGCTGTCCCGGGTGATCGACGTGGTGCTCGGCATCCCGCTGCTGCTGGCCGCGATCGTGCTGCTCAAGCGGGTGTCCAGCGACAGCCAGTGGGCACGGATCGGCGCGGTCGTCTTCGTGCTTGCCCTCCTGGGCTGGACGACCGCCGCCCGGGTGGTGCGTTCCTCGGTGATCACCGCGAAGGAGCAGGACTACGTCGCGGCGGCCCGGATGCTCGGCGCCGGCAACGGGCGGATCATGTGGCGGCACATCCTGCCGAACTCACTGGCCCCGGCCATCGTCGTGCTGACCATCGCGCTCGGCTCGTTCATCGCAGCCGAGGCGACGCTCTCGTTCCTCGGCATCGGGCTGAAGGCACCGACCATCTCGTGGGGCCAGGACATCGACACCGGCCGGATCCACATGCGTGAGGCGGCCACGCCGCTGATCGTCCCGTCCGCATTCCTCGCGCTGACCGTGCTGGCGTTCATCATGCTCGGCGACGCGATCCGTGACGCCTTCGACCCGAAGCTCCGGTGAGAGACATGCGAGCGCGAGGAGTGAGCGTGGCGAGCCCCGCAGTCGCGAGCGAAAGGCAAGCACTGTCATGACCGTTCAACCCACCCCCGCCTCCGCCACTCCCGAAGGCGGCCATCTGCTGGAGTTGCGGGACCTGCACATCGAGTTCCGCACCAACGAGGGCGTGGCTCGGGTGATCAACGGCGTGTCGTACCACCTCGACGCCGGCGAGACGCTGGCCGTGCTCGGTGAGTCGGGCTCCGGCAAGTCGGTCACCGCTCAGGCGATCATGGGCATCCTGGACACGCCGCCGGCGTTCATCCGCTCCGGCCAAATCCTCTACCAGGGTCAGGACCTGCTCGCTCGCTCCGAGGAGCAGCGCCGGCAGATCCGCGGCACGGAGATCGCGATGATCTTCCAGGACGCGCTCTCGGCGCTGAACCCGGTCTTTCCGGTCGGCTGGCAGATCGGCGAGACGCTGCGCCAGCGCGCCGGCATGTCCCGGGCCGACGCCCGCCGCCGTGCCATCGAGCTGATGGACCTGGTCAAGATCCCGGGCGCCGCCAAGCGGATCGGCGACTACCCGCACCAGTTCTCCGGCGGTATGCGGCAGCGCGTCATGATCGCCATGGCGCTGGCGCTGGATCCGAAGGTGCTGATCGCCGACGAGCCCACCACGGCACTCGACGTCACCGTGCAGGCCCAGATCATGGACCTGCTGGCCGACCTGCGCCGGGAATTCAACATGGCGATGATCCTGATCACCCACGACCTGGGTGTGGTCGCCGGTGTCGCCGACCGGATCGCGGTCATGTACGCCGGCCGGATCGTCGAGCACGCCGACGTCCGCTCGCTCTACAAGGCGCCGGCCCACCCGTACACCAAGGGTTTGTTGGAGTCGATTCCCCGGTTGGACGTCCGCGGCCAGGAACTGTCGACGATCAAGGGGTTGCCGCCGAACCTGATGCGCATCCCGTCCGGCTGCCCGTTCCACCCCCGGTGCCCGTACGTCCAGCAGGTCTGCGTGGACGTCGTGCCGCACGACCTGGTCCTCGGCGACGGCCGGACCAGCGCTTGCCACTTCGCGCAGGAGGTCCGTGATGACAGTGTCGCCCGCTAACTCCACCAAGGTCCGCGGCGAGACCATCCTCTCCGTCGACAACCTGGTGAAGCACTTCCCGATCACTCAGGGCGTGCTGTTCCAGCGGCAGATCGGCGCGGTCAAGGCCGTCGACGGGGTGAGCTTCGAGCTGCGCCGGGGCGAGACGCTGGGCGTGGTCGGCGAGTCCGGCTGCGGCAAGTCCACCCTCGCCCGGCTGCTGATGCGGCTGGAGACACCCACCTCCGGGCAGGCCACCCTGGAGGGCAGGGACCTGTTCAAGGCCTCCGGGGGTGAGCTGCGTCGACTGCGCCGCAACATGCAGATGGTGATGCAGGACCCGTACACCTCGCTCAACCCACGGATGACCGTCGGCGACATCATCGGCGAGCCGTTCGAGATCCACCCGGATGCCGCGCCGAAGGGCAGCAAGCAGAAGCGGGTCCAGGAGCTGCTCGACCTGGTCGGGCTCAACCCGGAGCACATCAACCGGTACCCGCACCAGTTCTCCGGCGGTCAGCGTCAGCGCATCGGCATCGCCCGCGCGCTCGCGCTGCGGCCCGAGATCATCGTCTGCGACGAGCCGGTGTCGGCGCTGGACGTCTCCATCCAGGCCCAGGTGATCAACCTGCTGAAGCAGCTGCAGGACGAGCTGGGGCTCTCGTACATCTTCATCGCCCACGACCTGTCCGTGGTGCGGCACATCGCCGACCGCGTCGCGGTGATGTACCTCGGCCGGATCGTGGAGATCGGCACCGATGACGAGATCTACGAGCGGGCCACCCACCCGTACACCCAGGCTCTGCTCTCCGCGGTGCCGGTGCCGGACCCGGAGGCCCGCGAGCAGCGCAACATGATCCGGCTGGTCGGCGACGTGCCCAGCCCGGCCGACCCGCCGAGCGGTTGCCATTTCCGCACCCGCTGCTGGAAGGCCCAGGACATCTGCGCCACCCAGGACCCCCAGACGGTGCCCCGCGCAGCAGACCCCCACCCGTCCGCCTGCCACTTCGCCGAGCTCCGCCCCGCAACCGCGTAACCCCACCCGCCGCCGCGCTCCGTCCCGTCCCTGTTGATCATGAAATTATTGTCCCGACACGCCGAACGGCCGGGCAATAACTTCATGATCAACGGGGGCGGGACAGAGGGACCGGGGTTAGTGGAAGAAGTGGCGGGTTTTCGTCAGGTACATCGTTACGTTGGCCTTCTTGGCCGCTTCGATTACCTCTTCGTCGCGGATCGAGCCGCCGGGCTGGACGATGGCGCGGACGCCTGCGTCGATGAGGATCTGCGGGCCGTCGGCGAACGGGAAGAACGCGTCCGAGGCGGCGACCGAGCCACGGGCCCGATCGGCACCCGCGCGGCTGACCGCGAGCTGCGCCGAGTCGACCCGGTTGACCTGACCCATGCCGACGCCGACGGTGGCACCGTCCTTGGCGAGCAGGATCGCGTTGCTCTTCACCGCGCGGACCGCCCGCCACGCGAACGCGAGGTCCCGCAGCAGCTCCTCATCGGCGGCCTCGCCGGTCGCCAACTGCCAGGTCGCCGGGTCGTCACCGGGCGCGTCCACCCGGTCGGCGACCTGGGTCAGCACGCCACCGGTCACCGGCCGCCACTCGACCTTCGCCGGGCTCCAGGCCGGCGCGCGCAGCAGCCGGATGTTCTTCTTGCCCTGCAGCACCTCGACCGCGCCCTCGTCGAAGCCGGGGGCGACCACCACCTCGGTGAAGATGTCGGCGACCTGCCGGGCCAGCTCGACCGAGACCGGCCGGTTGACCGCGATCACGCCCCCGTACGCCGACACCGGGTCGCAGGCGTGCGCCTTGCGGTGCGCCTCGGCCACGTCCGCGCCCACCGCGATGCCGCACGGGTTGGCGTGCTTGATGATCGCCACCGCGGGCTCGTCGGCGAAGTCGTTCGCGGCCCGCCAGGCGGCGTCCGCGTCGACGTAGTTGTTGTACGACATCTCCTTGCCGTGCAGCTGCTCGGCCTGGGCCAGCCCCGCCGGGGCGTCCGGGTCGGTGTAGAGCGCGGCAGGCTGGTGCGGGTTCTCCCCGTAGCGCAGCACGGTCGACTTGCGCAGCGCCGACCCGGTGAACGCCGGCCACGAGTCGTCGGCCGGAGCCAGCTCCTGGGCGCACCACTGGGCCACCGCCACGTCGTACTCGGCGATGTCGGCGAACGCCCGCGCTGCCAACGCGCGACGCTGGGCGAGGGTGAAGCCGCCCTCGTCGAGCGCGCCGACCAGCGCCGGGTAACCGGTCGGGTCGGTGAGCACGGCGACCGAGGCGTGGTTCTTGGCGGCGGCCCGCACCATGGCCGGGCCACCGATGTCGATCTGCTCGACGCACTCCTCGACGCCGGCGCCGGAGGCGACGGTCGCCTGGAAGGGGTAGAGGTTGGAGACCAACAGGTCGAACGCGGAGACCCCCAGCTCGTCGAGCTGTGCCACGTGCGTGTCCTTGCGCAGGTCGGCGAGGAGGCCCGCGTGCACCTTCGGGTGCAGGGTCTTCACCCGGCCGTCGAGCACCTCGGGGAACCCGGTCACCGTCTCCACCGGCGTCACCGGCACACCGGCGGCGGCGATGGTGCCCGCCGTGCTGCCGGTTGACACGATCTCCACGCCGGCGGCGTGCAGGGCCTGAGCCAGCTCGACCAGCCCGGTCTTGTCGTAGACGCTGACCAGCGCCCGCCTGATCGGGCGGCGCCCGTCCTGAGTGGGACTCACGGAACCGTGACCTTCCTTCCGGTGATGGTCCAGCCTTCGCGGACCAGGCGACCGACCTGCTCGACGAGCTGGTGCCGCTCGGCTTCCTTGATGCGCTCGGTGAGCGTGTCCACGTCGTCGTCGTCCAGCACCGGCACCGCGACCTGCGCGACGATCGGCCCGGTGTCCATGCCGGCGTCGACGAAGAAGAGGGTGGCCCCGGTGAGCTTCACGCCGTAGGCGAGGGCGTCACGCGGGCCGTGGATGCCGGGGAACGCCGGCAGCAGCGTGTTGTGGGTGTTCAGGTAGCGGTCGCCGAAGGCGGCGAGGAACTGCGGGCCGACCAGCTTGAGGAAACCGGCGGAGATGACCAGGTCGGGTTGGTGCTTCGCGACGTGCGCGGTGAGCGCGGCGTCCCAGTCCTCGCGGGTGTCGTGGTCGCGGACCCGCTCGACGAAGGTCGGCACCCCGGCCGCGTCGGCCCGGTCCAGGCCCGCGATGCCGTCGCGGTCCGCGCCGACCGCGACGATCTGTGCACCGTACGCGGGATCGACGGCGGCATCCAGCAACGACTGAAGGTTGCTTCCGGAGCCGGAGATGAGGACGACGATGCGGGCGACAGACGCGGGCTCGGTCACCGGGCCACCCTATCGGGCAGGTCAGGAGGCCCTTCGGCTGGGCGGCGCGCCGATCGTGACAGTGCTGACGAGCATCGACCCGGTACGCTGCCGCTCACTCGGGCCGAACGCCGCGCCGACCCGCGCCCCGTCACTGACCCGGCAGGCCAGCAGGGTCGCTGAGATGAGGAGCACCCATGCCGCCCGGTCCCCACTCCCAACGGCAGCCGTCGATCGACGGCAACATGACGATGTCGTCGTGTTGCTGTGCTGTGCATTCGGAGGACTGGCAGCGATCATGGTTGGAAACAACAGCAGCAACTGACGGAACCAGTTCAAGGAGTTTCTCGAATGCAACCCGGTAACCCCGGCCAGGACCCGTACGGCCAGCAGCCCAACCAGGACCCGACCGCTCCCCAGCCGCCGCACGACCCGTACGGTCAGCCGCCCGCCGCTCCCTACGGCCAGCAGCCGGCTAACCCGTACGGTCAGCCGCCGGCCGCCCCGTACGGTCAGCCGCCGGTCTCCGGTCAGCCGTACGGCCAGCAGCAGCCCCCGTACGGCGGCGGCCCGACGTACCCGAACGCCGGCTACCCGCAGGCGCAGGGGCAGAACAACACCCTCGGCCTGGTGGCGCTGATCCTCGGTATCGCGTCGATCCCGCTGGCGTGCTGCCCTCTCCTGGGCATCCCGGTCGGCATCGGCGGCGCGGTGACCGGCTACCTGGGCCGGCAGAAGGCCGCCCAGGGGCAGGCCAACAACGCCGGTCAGGCCAAGGCCGGCCTGATCTGCGGCGCGGTCGGCGTCGGGCTCGGCATCCTCGCGGTCGTCCTGAGCGTCGCGCTGAACGTCGGCCTGCCGACCCAGCCCTGACGGATCCAGCACGCCTGGGGCGCTCCGGATTCGTCCGGGGCGCCCCGCGCTCGTTCTACTGTGCGGGGGCGCGGGTCAGTGCTCGGGTGGCGGCGGCGCCGAGCAGTGCGCCGACCGCGATGACACCGGCCGCCACCGCCCCGACCTGCCAGCCCACCGGGCCGACCTGCGCCAACCGACCGGCACCGAGTGGCCCGCTGGACACCGCGGCGGCTACGCCGAGCAGCACGCCGGCCACCGGCCCGGCCAGCGCCGCCGGCGCCAGCAACTCGGCCCAGCGCTGCGGGGCCCGCTCCGGCCCGGCGAGTCGAGCCACCCGGCGGGCGAGCAACCAGCCGGCGACCATCCCGGCCAGCACCGGCACCGCGAGCAGCAGGGCGCCGAAGCCGTCCACCGGGCCACGCGGCAGGCCGGCGAGCAATGGCACGGCCGGCAGCGCGCCAACCGACACCTCACTGGTACGAACCGCGGTGTCGGTGCCGACCGCGAAGCCCGGCCCGAGCAGGTAGCTGGCGGACCAGATCGCCGCGTTCGGCGCGTACGCGACGCTGACCAGTGTGATGCCGGCCTGCCCGGCAACCCCGGTCCGGTACGCGCCGATCATGTCCGCCGCGTCGCCGCCGCCGGTCGCCACCGCCAGGCCGGCCGCGCCGGCGCCCGCGCCGAGCAGCAGCAGCCCGGCCACCAGACCGGTGCGGATGCCGTCGCGCACCGGGCCCGGCATCCGAGTGACGAGTAGTCGGGTCACGGCGGTGATGCGGGTCGCGCCGACCAGCGCGGCGAGTGTGCCGACCACCGCGAACGTGGCTCCCGCCCGGATCACCGACGCATCCGGCCCGTCGGTGCCGACCAGCACGGCCGCGAGCGCGCCGAGCAGCCCGTACGCGATGCCGACCGCGCCCGCGGCGAGCAGCGCCCGGCGCGGTGAGCGGGTGTCGCGGGCGCCGATCGCGCGGCTGACGTGCACACCGGCTCGGGTCAGTCGCCAGAGCGCGAGCACGGTCAGCGCCAGCGGGGCGAGCCCGAGTGGACCGGACTCGGTGTGCAGCGGGACGCCGTGCCCGAGCAGCCAGCCGGCCAGCGCGGTGCGCAGGGTGCTGGCCAGGGTGGTGGAATCCGTGCCGAGTTGGACCAGGCCGAGCACGATGGCGACCGGCAGGTAGGAGGTGAGGGCGGCCCAGCCGGCAGCCACCCCGGCGGCGACGGGCAACGGCGCACGCCCGCGTGGCGACCCGCCCGCGCGGGGCGCGGGCACCCGTCGGGCCGGCGCGGCACGGTCGACCGGCCGGTCGTCGGCGCGCACACCGCCGGGACGGCTGGGACGGTCAGGGGTGACGGGGGACATCCGCTCTACTCTGGCACGTCGTGCGGGCGGTGGCAGTCCGTTAACCCGTCCGGAGGGCGGCGAGTTGACCGAACCTGAGTCCGGACGGCCCGGTCCGGTCTAGCCTCGGCCCTGGGGGGCGCGATCGCCGCCACCCGGGTCGGGTCCGCCGGTCACGGTCCGGTCGGTACGCCGACCACGACCACCCGGAGGAAGCTGTGACGACGCCATACCCGCCGCCCCCGCCGCCACCGGCCCGGGGACGGGACCGGACCACGCTCTGGGGTGTGCTGGGCATCGTGCTCGGGCTGATCTGCTGCGGCATCCTCGGCATCATCTTCGGTTACCTGTCCATCCGGGATGCCCGACGGAACGGGCAGTCACCGTTGCTCGGCTACCTCGCCATCGTCTTCGGCGTGATCAACATCATCGGCGGAGCGATCCTGCGCTCGACCGGCAACTACCCGTTCTGGAACAACGACTGAGCGGGCTGGTCGACCAGCGAACTGACGCTGGAAGCGCAGAGCGGGGCGGCCGCCGATGCTGGTCTCACCGGACACGGTGAACCCGGTGCGTGCCAACACCGCCTGGGACGCCGGGTTGTCGAGGGTGGCCAGCGCGGTGAGACCGGCGAGCCGGTAGTCGTCGGCGGCCAGGTGGCACACCTGCTCGACGGCCGCGGTGGCGACGCCCTTGCCCGCGGCCCGCTCACCGACCCGGTAGCCGAGCTCGGCGAACCCGGCCGCGACGTCCACGAGGTTGACCCGGCCGACCAGGTCACCCTGCTCGGTCAGGACGACGTGGAAGTGGCACAGGCCCGCCTCCTGCTCGGCCAACAACGCGCGGTGCCGGTCGGCGAACCCGGAAAAGTACGCGTCGCCACGATCCGGCACCGAGCGCGCGAAGTACGCCCGATTCTCCCGTTCGAAGGCCAGCAGGGCGTCCGCGTGGTCGGCCCTCAGCCGCTGCACTGTCAGCACGCCGGCAGCCTACGGTCCGCGCGGCGCTCCGGTGGTACGACGAAGGGGGCCGACCGGCTGCGGTCGACCCCCTTCGGTGTTGCCTGGCCCGGCTCAGCTGCCGGACATGATCTCCCGCATGAGGCGGGCGGTCTCGGTCGGCGTCTTGCCGACCTTGACTCCGACCGCCTCCAGCGCCGCCTGCTTCGCCTCGGCGGTGCCGGCCGAGCCGGAGATGATCGCCCCGGCGTGACCCATGGTCTTGCCGGGAGGGGCGGTGAAGCCGGCGATGTAGCCGACCACCGGCTTGGTGACGTTGGCCTTGATGAACTCGGCGGCCCGCTCCTCGGCGTCGCCGCCGATCTCACCGATCATCACGATGGCGTCGGTCTCCGGGTCGGCCTCGAACGCCGCCAGGGCGTCGATGTGGGTGGTGCCGATGATCGGGTCACCGCCGATGCCGACGCAGGTGGAGAAGCCGATGTCGCGCAGCTCGTACATCATCTGGTAGGTCAGCGTGCCGCTCTTGCTGACCAGGCCGATCCGGCCGGAGCCGGTGATGTCGGCCGGGATGATGCCGGCGTTGGAGGCACCCGGCGAGGCGATACCCGGGCAGTTCGGCCCGATGATCCGGGTCTGCTCGCCCTTCGCCACGTTGTACGCCCAGAACGATGCGGTGTCGTGCACCGGTACGCCCTCGGTGATCACCACGGCCAGCGGGATCGCGGCGTCGATCGCCTCGACCACGGCGGCCTTGGTGAACTGCGGCGGCACGAAGATGACAGTGACGTCCGCCCCGGTCTCGGCCATCGCGTCCGCGACGGACGCGAAGACCGGCAGCTCGGTGCCGTCGAAGTCGACCTTCTGGCCCGCCTTGCGCGGGTTGACGCCGCCCACCACGTTGGTGCCGGCGGCGAGCATCCGCCGGGTGTGCTTGGAACCCTCGGAACCGGTCATCCCCTGGACGATGACCTTCGAGTCCTTGGTCAGCCAGATAGCCATGATCAGACCCCCGCAGCTGCCAGCTCGGCGGCCCGCTCGGCCGCACCGTCCATGGTGTCCACCCGCTGCACGAGCGGGTTGTTCGCGCCGTCCAGGATCGCCCGGCCGGCCTCGGCGTTGTTGCCGTCGAGACGGACGACGAGCGGCTTGGTGACCTGCTCGCCGCGCTGCTCCAGCAGGGCCAGCGCCTGGATGATGCCGTTGGCGACCTCGTCGCAGGCGGTGATGCCGCCGAAGACGTTGACGAAGACGCTCTTCACGGCCGGGTCGGAGAGCACGATCTCCAGCCCGTTCGCCATCACCGCGGCGCTCGCGCCGCCGCCGATGTCGAGGAAGTTGGCCGGCTTGACGTTGCCGTGCCGCTCACCGGCGTACGCGACCACGTCGAGGGTCGACATGACCAGACCCGCGCCGTTGCCGATGATGCCGACCTCGCCGTCGAGCTTGACGTAGTTGAGGTCCTTGGCCTTCGCGGCCTGCTCCAGCGGATCCACCGCAGCCTGGTCGACCAGCGCCTCGTGGTCCGGGTGCCGGAACGCCGCGTTCTCGTCCAGGCTGATCTTGGCGTCGAGCAGCAGCAGCCGACCGTCGCCGTTCTTGGCCAGCGGGTTGACCTCGACCAGCGTGGCGTCCTCGGCGACGAACGCCTGCCACAGGCCGACGGCCACCTCGACCACCTGCTCGGCGACCTCGGCCGGGAAACCGGCAGCGGTCACGATCTCGCGAGCCTTGGCCTCGTCCACGCCCTTCACGGCGTCGATCGGGGCCTTCACGACCTTGTCGGGGGTCTCGGCGGCGACCTGCTCGATGTCCATGCCGCCGGCGACGCTGGCGATGCAGAGGAAGGTGCGGTTCGCCCGGTCGAGCAGGTACGAGAAGTAGTACTCG encodes:
- the sucC gene encoding ADP-forming succinate--CoA ligase subunit beta: MDLYEYQGRDLFERHGLPVLAGGVATTPEEARAIAERLGGRVVVKAQVKVGGRGKAGGVKLAEGPDEAVARATDILGMDIKGHTVHKVMITVTADVVDEYYFSYLLDRANRTFLCIASVAGGMDIEQVAAETPDKVVKAPIDAVKGVDEAKAREIVTAAGFPAEVAEQVVEVAVGLWQAFVAEDATLVEVNPLAKNGDGRLLLLDAKISLDENAAFRHPDHEALVDQAAVDPLEQAAKAKDLNYVKLDGEVGIIGNGAGLVMSTLDVVAYAGERHGNVKPANFLDIGGGASAAVMANGLEIVLSDPAVKSVFVNVFGGITACDEVANGIIQALALLEQRGEQVTKPLVVRLDGNNAEAGRAILDGANNPLVQRVDTMDGAAERAAELAAAGV